In Cygnus atratus isolate AKBS03 ecotype Queensland, Australia chromosome 5, CAtr_DNAZoo_HiC_assembly, whole genome shotgun sequence, a single window of DNA contains:
- the FIBIN gene encoding fin bud initiation factor homolog: MPALRLLWLGCLCSLCRGYFEGPLYPEMSNGTLHHYFVPDGDYEENDDPERCQLLFRVSEQRRCGAAAAAGGGLSLREELTVLGRQVEDAGRVLEGIGKSISYDLDGEESYSTYLRRESAQISDAYSSSDRSLSELEGKFRQGQEQGGREEARLGDSFLGLLLHARALLRETRDISSGLRDKHDLLALTVRSHGARLSRLKNDYLRA, translated from the coding sequence ATGCCGGCGCTGCGCCTGCTGTGGCTCGGCTGCCTGTGCAGCCTGTGCCGCGGGTACTTCGAGGGCCCGCTGTACCCCGAGATGTCCAACGGCACGCTGCACCACTACTTCGTCCCCGACGGGGACTACGAGGAGAACGACGACCCCGAGCGGTGCCAGCTGCTCTTCAGGGTGAGCGAGCAGCGGCGGtgcggcgcggcggcggcggcgggcggcgggctgAGCCTGCGGGAGGAGCTGACGGTGCTGGGCCGGCAGGTGGAGGACGCGGGCCGGGTGCTGGAGGGCATCGGCAAGAGCATCTCCTACGACCTGGACGGCGAGGAGAGCTACAGCACCTACCTGCGCCGCGAGTCCGCGCAGATCAGCGACGCCTACTCCAGCTCGGACCGCTCGCTGAGCGAGCTGGAGGGCAAGTTTCGGCAGGGTCAGGAGCAGGGCGGCCGGGAGGAGGCCCGCCTGGGCGACAgcttcctggggctgctgctgcacgcCCGCGCCCTGCTCCGCGAGACCCGCGACATCTCCAGCGGGCTGCGCGACAAGCACGACCTGCTCGCCCTCACCGTGCGCAGCCACGGCGCCCGCCTCAGCCGCCTCAAGAACGACTATCTCCGCGCCTGA